In Variovorax paradoxus, a single genomic region encodes these proteins:
- a CDS encoding DJ-1/PfpI family protein, producing MARKILMLCGDYAEDYETMVPFQALLAVGHTVHAVAPDKKAGDWVHTAIHDFEGAQTYSEKPGHRFTLNANFADVRPEAYDALVIPGGRAPEYLRMNSRVVEIARHFLAADKPLAAVCHGAQLLAATGLLKGRKVSAYPACQVEVELAGAEYMGIPVDQAVTDRNLVTAPAWPAHPAWLSQFLVVLGTRIEH from the coding sequence ATGGCTCGCAAGATCCTCATGCTCTGCGGCGACTACGCCGAAGACTACGAAACCATGGTGCCCTTCCAGGCCCTGCTGGCCGTGGGCCACACGGTGCACGCGGTGGCACCCGACAAGAAGGCCGGCGACTGGGTGCACACCGCCATCCACGACTTCGAAGGCGCACAGACCTACAGCGAGAAACCGGGCCACCGCTTCACGCTGAACGCCAACTTCGCCGACGTGCGCCCCGAGGCCTACGACGCGCTCGTCATCCCCGGCGGCCGCGCGCCCGAATACCTGCGCATGAACAGCCGCGTGGTCGAGATCGCCAGGCACTTCCTGGCCGCAGACAAGCCGCTGGCCGCCGTCTGCCACGGCGCGCAGCTGCTCGCCGCCACCGGCCTGCTCAAGGGCCGCAAGGTCTCGGCCTACCCCGCCTGCCAGGTCGAGGTGGAACTCGCCGGCGCCGAGTACATGGGCATTCCGGTCGACCAGGCCGTGACCGACCGCAACCTGGTCACCGCGCCTGCGTGGCCGGCGCACCCGGCGTGGCTCTCTCAGTTCCTGGTGGTGCTCGGCACGCGCATCGAGCACTGA
- a CDS encoding ribbon-helix-helix domain-containing protein, whose translation MCEVFISADPQSYDARTRSVRLHGVVTSIRLENLFWQVLEEIAQRDGMVVVQLIERLYDELVAARGEVGNFASFLRVSALRYEAMLAQGRIPADTSVAIRSLDAKAVLHELPQGWGRPALEAQPAQGRVRTLHIAAQR comes from the coding sequence ATGTGCGAAGTCTTCATCAGCGCCGACCCGCAGAGCTACGACGCGCGCACGCGCTCGGTGCGCCTGCACGGCGTGGTCACCAGCATCCGGCTCGAGAACCTGTTCTGGCAGGTGCTCGAGGAAATCGCGCAGCGCGACGGCATGGTCGTGGTGCAGCTCATCGAGCGCCTCTACGACGAGCTTGTCGCGGCGCGCGGCGAAGTCGGCAACTTCGCTTCCTTCCTGCGCGTGAGTGCCTTGCGCTACGAGGCAATGCTGGCGCAGGGACGCATTCCGGCGGACACCTCCGTGGCCATCCGCTCGCTCGATGCGAAGGCGGTGCTGCATGAGTTGCCGCAGGGGTGGGGGCGGCCGGCGTTGGAGGCGCAGCCTGCACAGGGTCGGGTGCGCACGCTGCACATTGCAGCGCAGCGTTAG
- a CDS encoding Bug family tripartite tricarboxylate transporter substrate binding protein, with amino-acid sequence MKKNTTKPTRRNVGLAALALAAAALVPATASAQQQQPQQAFPTKPVRIITPFPVGGGPDGVARLVADKLARAWGQPVVVENRPGGNGFIAIDAFKRGARDGHDIIVLDNVHLAAYPALFKKLPYDTGKDFDALLPLFKTYFFFTVATNSKYKTIGDLIADAKANPGKLDYGSWSVGNPVHLGSELFESATGTQMEHIVYKETTQLYTSVATGELAFALGSSATAGPLQRANKLRFLAAAAPQRVAAFPDVPTVSESGGPKGFEVIGWNAIAVPKGLPAAVTEKIKRDIEKGLSEPDVLEKFKSFGYEPFPTTRPQFDQFVASETARFTDVIRKANVSLD; translated from the coding sequence ATGAAGAAGAACACAACGAAGCCGACGCGCCGCAATGTCGGCCTGGCCGCACTGGCGCTCGCCGCCGCCGCGCTGGTGCCCGCCACCGCATCTGCGCAGCAGCAACAGCCACAGCAGGCTTTTCCCACCAAGCCCGTGCGCATCATCACGCCGTTCCCGGTGGGCGGTGGCCCCGACGGCGTGGCGCGCCTGGTGGCCGACAAGCTCGCGCGTGCCTGGGGCCAGCCCGTGGTGGTGGAGAACCGCCCGGGCGGCAACGGCTTCATCGCCATCGACGCCTTCAAGCGCGGCGCGAGGGACGGCCACGACATCATCGTGCTCGACAACGTGCACCTGGCCGCATATCCGGCGCTCTTCAAGAAGCTGCCCTACGACACCGGCAAGGACTTCGACGCGCTGCTGCCGCTGTTCAAGACCTACTTCTTCTTCACGGTGGCCACCAACAGCAAGTACAAGACCATCGGCGACCTGATCGCCGATGCGAAGGCCAACCCCGGCAAGCTGGACTACGGCTCGTGGTCGGTCGGCAATCCGGTGCACCTGGGCTCGGAGCTGTTCGAGTCGGCCACCGGCACGCAGATGGAGCACATCGTCTACAAGGAAACCACGCAGCTCTACACCTCGGTGGCTACGGGCGAGCTGGCTTTCGCACTGGGCAGCAGCGCCACCGCCGGCCCGCTGCAGCGCGCGAACAAGCTGCGCTTCCTGGCCGCAGCCGCGCCGCAGCGCGTGGCCGCCTTTCCCGACGTGCCGACGGTTTCCGAATCGGGCGGCCCGAAGGGCTTCGAAGTCATCGGCTGGAACGCCATCGCCGTGCCCAAGGGCCTGCCCGCGGCGGTCACCGAGAAGATCAAGCGCGACATCGAGAAGGGCCTGTCGGAACCCGACGTGCTGGAGAAGTTCAAGAGCTTCGGCTATGAGCCGTTCCCGACCACCCGCCCGCAGTTCGACCAGTTCGTGGCGAGCGAGACCGCGCGCTTCACCGACGTGATCCGCAAGGCCAACGTGTCGCTCGACTGA
- the pcaF gene encoding 3-oxoadipyl-CoA thiolase → MTNQAFICDAVRTPFGRYGGSLSSVRTDDLGAVPLRALMERNKNVDWQAVSDVLYGCANQAGEDNRNVARMSALLAGLPIELGGATINRLCGSGLDAVGTAARAIRAGEAGLMIAGGVESMSRAPFVMPKAESAFSRNNAVYDTTIGWRFVNKLMKAQYGVDSMPETAENVATDYKIEREAQDLMALNSQLRAVASQKSGFFDSEIVPVTVPQKKGDAIIVNKDEHPRETSLESLAKLKGVVRPDGTVTAGNASGVNDGACALLLADEASAARHGLTPRARVVGMATAGVAPRVMGIGPAPATQKVLALTGLTIDQIDVIELNEAFAAQGLAVLRLLGLKDDDARVNINGGAIALGHPLGASGARLATTAVNQLHKGGGRYALCTMCIGVGQGIAVILERV, encoded by the coding sequence ATGACCAACCAAGCCTTCATCTGCGACGCCGTTCGCACTCCCTTCGGCCGCTACGGCGGTTCGCTCAGCAGCGTGCGCACCGACGACCTCGGCGCCGTGCCCCTGCGCGCTCTGATGGAACGCAACAAGAACGTCGACTGGCAGGCCGTGAGCGACGTGCTCTACGGCTGCGCCAACCAGGCCGGCGAAGACAACCGCAACGTCGCGCGCATGTCGGCGCTGCTGGCCGGCCTGCCGATCGAGCTGGGCGGCGCCACCATCAACCGCCTGTGCGGTTCGGGCCTCGATGCGGTGGGCACCGCCGCACGCGCCATTCGCGCCGGTGAAGCCGGCCTCATGATTGCCGGCGGCGTGGAAAGCATGAGCCGCGCGCCCTTCGTCATGCCCAAGGCCGAGAGCGCCTTCAGCCGCAACAACGCGGTGTACGACACCACCATCGGCTGGCGCTTCGTCAACAAGCTCATGAAGGCGCAGTACGGCGTCGACTCCATGCCAGAGACGGCGGAGAACGTGGCCACCGACTACAAGATCGAGCGCGAGGCGCAAGACCTGATGGCCCTGAACTCGCAGCTGCGCGCCGTGGCCTCGCAGAAGTCGGGCTTCTTCGATTCTGAAATCGTGCCCGTGACCGTGCCGCAGAAGAAGGGCGACGCCATCATCGTCAACAAGGACGAGCATCCGCGCGAGACCAGCCTCGAATCGCTCGCCAAGCTCAAGGGCGTGGTGCGCCCCGACGGCACCGTCACCGCCGGCAATGCCAGCGGCGTGAACGACGGCGCGTGCGCGCTGCTGCTGGCCGACGAAGCCAGCGCCGCCAGGCACGGCCTCACGCCGCGCGCCCGCGTGGTCGGCATGGCCACCGCCGGCGTCGCGCCGCGCGTGATGGGCATCGGCCCGGCGCCCGCCACGCAGAAGGTGCTGGCGCTCACCGGCCTGACCATCGACCAGATCGACGTCATCGAACTCAACGAAGCCTTTGCAGCCCAAGGCCTCGCCGTGCTGCGCCTGCTGGGCCTGAAGGACGACGACGCCCGCGTGAACATCAACGGCGGCGCCATCGCGCTGGGTCACCCGCTGGGCGCCAGCGGCGCCCGCCTGGCCACCACGGCGGTGAACCAGCTGCACAAGGGCGGTGGCCGCTATGCGCTGTGCACGATGTGCATCGGCGTGGGCCAGGGCATCGCGGTGATTCTCGAACGCGTCTGA
- a CDS encoding 3-oxoacid CoA-transferase subunit B: MTMTYTRRTKDQLAARVAQDIFDGAVVNLGIGQPTLVANHLPKGREVILQSENGILGMGPAPEAGEEDYDLINAGKQPVTLLPGGAFFHHADSFAMMRGGHLDICVLGAFQVSATGDLANWHTGEKDAIPAVGGAMDLAIGAKQTWVMMDLLTKQGASKLVKECTYPLTGIACVKRVYSDLATLECTPQGLKLIDLVDGLSREELEKLVGLPIAA; encoded by the coding sequence ATGACCATGACTTACACCCGTCGCACCAAGGACCAGTTGGCCGCCCGCGTCGCGCAGGACATCTTCGACGGCGCCGTCGTCAACCTCGGCATCGGCCAGCCCACGCTGGTGGCCAACCATCTGCCCAAGGGCCGCGAGGTCATCCTGCAGAGCGAGAACGGCATCCTTGGCATGGGCCCGGCGCCCGAGGCCGGCGAAGAGGACTACGACCTCATCAACGCCGGCAAGCAGCCCGTCACCCTGCTGCCGGGCGGCGCCTTCTTCCACCACGCCGACAGCTTCGCGATGATGCGCGGCGGCCACCTCGACATCTGCGTGCTCGGCGCGTTCCAGGTGTCGGCCACCGGCGACCTCGCCAACTGGCACACCGGAGAGAAAGACGCCATTCCCGCCGTCGGCGGCGCCATGGACCTGGCCATCGGCGCCAAGCAGACCTGGGTCATGATGGACCTGCTGACCAAGCAGGGCGCGAGCAAGCTGGTGAAGGAATGCACCTATCCGCTGACCGGCATCGCCTGCGTCAAGCGCGTGTATTCCGACCTCGCCACGCTCGAATGCACGCCGCAGGGCCTGAAGCTCATCGACCTGGTCGACGGCCTGAGCCGCGAAGAACTCGAGAAGCTCGTCGGTCTGCCGATTGCCGCCTGA
- a CDS encoding 3-oxoacid CoA-transferase subunit A, giving the protein MINKIARSVADALSGIQDGATVLIGGFGTAGIPGELIDGLVEQGAKDLTVVNNNAGNGETGLAALLKTGRVRKIICSFPRQADSQVFDGLYRSGKIELELVPQGNLAERIRAAGAGIGAFFCPTGYGTQLAGNRETREIDGKQYVLEYPIHGDVALIKAERGDRWGNLVYRKAARNFGPVMAMAAKKTIATVHDIAELGTLDPETIVTPGIFVHQVVRIERVATQAGGFKKAA; this is encoded by the coding sequence ATGATCAACAAGATCGCGCGCTCGGTCGCCGATGCCCTGTCGGGCATCCAGGACGGCGCCACGGTTCTCATCGGCGGCTTCGGCACCGCCGGCATCCCCGGCGAACTCATCGACGGCCTCGTCGAGCAGGGCGCCAAGGACCTCACGGTCGTCAACAACAACGCGGGCAACGGCGAGACTGGCCTGGCGGCGCTGCTCAAGACCGGCCGCGTGCGCAAGATCATCTGCAGCTTCCCGCGCCAGGCCGACAGCCAGGTGTTCGACGGGCTCTACCGCAGCGGCAAGATCGAGCTCGAACTCGTGCCCCAGGGCAACCTCGCCGAGCGCATTCGCGCCGCGGGCGCCGGCATCGGCGCTTTCTTCTGCCCCACGGGCTACGGCACGCAGTTGGCAGGCAACCGCGAGACCCGCGAGATCGACGGCAAGCAGTACGTTCTCGAGTACCCCATCCACGGCGACGTGGCGCTCATCAAGGCCGAGCGCGGCGACCGCTGGGGCAACCTGGTCTATCGCAAGGCGGCGCGCAACTTCGGCCCGGTGATGGCCATGGCCGCCAAGAAGACCATCGCTACCGTGCACGACATCGCCGAACTCGGCACCCTCGACCCCGAGACCATCGTGACCCCGGGCATCTTCGTGCACCAGGTGGTGCGCATCGAACGCGTGGCGACCCAGGCCGGCGGTTTCAAGAAGGCAGCATGA
- a CDS encoding IclR family transcriptional regulator domain-containing protein, producing MATHATQPAAPAPGDSYVQSFARGLQVIRSFSANAPHQTLSEVAAVSGLTRAGARRILLTLQTLGYVVTDGKLFTLTPRILDLGFAYLSSMPIWNRAEPVMEALVQQVQESCSAAVLDATDIVYVLRVPTKKIMHINLGVGSRLPAYCTSLGRLLLADLPDDEVRARLEASEIEALTKHTVTDIDALMAKVAQARKQQWCLVNQELEEGLVSVAAPIVDRQGRMVAALNISGQANRTSAKAMQETMLPALRESADRISRML from the coding sequence ATGGCAACCCACGCGACACAACCCGCCGCACCCGCCCCCGGCGACAGCTACGTGCAGTCTTTCGCACGCGGCCTGCAGGTCATCCGTTCGTTCAGCGCCAACGCGCCGCACCAGACGCTGAGCGAGGTGGCGGCCGTCAGCGGGCTCACGCGCGCGGGCGCGCGCCGCATCCTGCTCACGCTGCAGACGCTGGGCTACGTGGTGACCGACGGCAAGCTGTTCACGCTCACGCCGCGCATCCTCGACCTGGGCTTCGCGTATCTGTCGTCGATGCCGATCTGGAATCGCGCGGAGCCGGTGATGGAAGCGCTGGTGCAGCAGGTGCAGGAGTCGTGCTCGGCCGCCGTGCTGGACGCCACCGACATCGTCTACGTGCTGCGCGTGCCGACGAAAAAGATCATGCACATCAACCTGGGCGTGGGCTCGCGGCTGCCGGCCTATTGCACCTCGCTGGGCCGGCTGCTGTTGGCCGACCTGCCGGACGACGAGGTGCGCGCACGGCTCGAAGCCTCCGAGATCGAGGCGCTGACCAAGCACACCGTGACCGACATCGACGCGCTCATGGCCAAGGTCGCGCAGGCGCGCAAGCAGCAGTGGTGCCTGGTGAACCAGGAGCTGGAAGAAGGCCTGGTCTCTGTGGCCGCGCCCATCGTCGACAGGCAGGGGCGCATGGTGGCCGCGCTCAACATCAGCGGGCAGGCGAACCGCACCAGCGCCAAGGCCATGCAGGAAACGATGCTGCCGGCGCTGCGCGAATCGGCGGACCGGATCTCGCGCATGCTCTGA
- a CDS encoding esterase-like activity of phytase family protein has translation MSDRSVWSISSVSSVLPRRLLIAAVSSAVLAACGGGNGSGIALPPLEAAPAPTPAPAPAAPPAQDSSAGLPHQLTGWAALPDTFRWPGPTTGQFISSMFGVTPPFVGGQPLPGFSALLKNDDGTWTALPDNGYGSKGNSSDFVVGFYNVSIDFRTVPNGTTVPGTVKVNSHVAFNDAKGFLKDGKGVDLKIIADYANYQTVTGNSIVDSGKPVDPRIVSGRLLTGFDFDVESIARAKDGTWFVGEEFGPYILHFDKNGTLMEDPVPHPFLRSPSNPLVMSGSAAATSLSSRGFESLAFNSDGSRIFAVPEAAPSLASLRPVADDERYLNFFEFDPASMLYTGKNPVYKKDGPAKDNQIVIGDMTNVGGNRFVLIERDGLYGAKAVVKRLYMVDLDVKDADGVLKKTLLVDLLNISDPKDIGGPLPGVPAGKFSMPFDSVESVEVVDDHTLAVAIDTNFPTEDGRVPGKPDDTEVITIRFDQALFKRSGSKT, from the coding sequence ATGTCCGATCGTTCGGTCTGGTCTATTTCGTCCGTTTCATCCGTATTGCCGCGTCGCCTGCTGATCGCGGCGGTTTCTTCCGCGGTCCTTGCCGCATGCGGCGGCGGTAATGGGAGTGGCATTGCACTTCCGCCGCTGGAGGCAGCGCCCGCGCCAACCCCCGCTCCCGCCCCTGCCGCGCCACCCGCGCAGGACAGCTCCGCGGGCCTGCCCCACCAACTGACCGGCTGGGCCGCGCTGCCCGACACGTTCCGCTGGCCCGGCCCGACCACGGGCCAGTTCATCTCCAGCATGTTCGGCGTGACACCGCCCTTCGTCGGCGGCCAGCCGCTGCCGGGCTTCTCAGCACTGCTGAAGAACGACGACGGCACCTGGACCGCCCTGCCCGACAACGGCTACGGCAGCAAGGGCAACTCCAGCGACTTCGTGGTCGGCTTCTACAACGTGAGCATCGATTTCCGCACCGTGCCCAACGGCACCACGGTGCCCGGCACCGTCAAGGTGAACAGCCATGTCGCCTTCAACGACGCCAAGGGCTTCCTGAAGGACGGCAAGGGCGTGGACCTGAAGATCATTGCCGACTACGCCAACTACCAGACGGTGACGGGCAACAGCATCGTCGACAGCGGCAAGCCCGTGGACCCGCGCATCGTCAGCGGTCGGCTCCTGACGGGCTTCGACTTCGACGTCGAGTCGATCGCCCGCGCGAAGGACGGCACCTGGTTCGTGGGCGAGGAATTCGGCCCCTACATCCTGCACTTCGACAAGAACGGCACGCTGATGGAAGACCCGGTGCCGCATCCGTTCCTGCGCAGCCCGTCCAACCCGCTGGTGATGAGCGGCAGCGCCGCCGCGACCTCGCTCTCGAGCCGGGGCTTCGAGAGCCTTGCCTTCAACAGCGACGGCAGCCGCATCTTCGCGGTGCCCGAGGCGGCGCCTTCGCTGGCCTCGCTGCGGCCGGTGGCCGACGACGAGCGCTATCTGAACTTCTTCGAGTTCGACCCGGCCTCGATGCTCTACACCGGCAAGAACCCGGTCTACAAGAAAGACGGTCCCGCCAAGGACAACCAGATCGTGATCGGCGACATGACCAACGTGGGCGGCAACAGGTTCGTGCTGATCGAGCGCGACGGCCTGTACGGCGCCAAGGCGGTGGTGAAGCGCCTGTACATGGTGGACCTGGACGTCAAGGACGCCGACGGCGTGCTGAAGAAGACGCTGCTGGTGGACCTGCTGAACATCTCCGACCCCAAGGACATCGGCGGCCCGCTGCCCGGCGTGCCGGCCGGCAAGTTCAGCATGCCCTTCGATTCGGTCGAGAGCGTCGAGGTGGTGGACGACCACACGCTGGCCGTCGCGATCGACACCAACTTCCCCACGGAAGACGGCCGCGTGCCCGGCAAGCCGGACGACACGGAAGTCATCACGATCCGCTTCGACCAGGCGCTGTTCAAGCGCTCCGGATCGAAGACTTGA
- a CDS encoding Bug family tripartite tricarboxylate transporter substrate binding protein, protein MTITKRRLLEGGAAAVAASLLAKASWAQQRNNNGGDAWPTKPLHILVGFPAGASPDLAARAIAEPLSKILRQPVTVENKPGASGNTVADLVAKATDDHTIGALINGNLTIAKLLNPSLPFDPEKDFAPVGLIGTAPLVLAVSGSATGKTAADQLLWVRNLGSGGKYGTPGVGTVGHLGMELIKSRAAITAQHKPYTGNPQVIAGLLANEIQLALLPPGLAMPHIKSGKIKAIGVTSPERSPLASELPTIRDADVRGADLEIWTALAAPASMKPSAVARLNAALVEVISSPEVSQALLKTGWQAQPGSPDTLAKRMRADTTRLGGVILMKGIHSEG, encoded by the coding sequence TTGACGATCACCAAACGCCGCTTGCTCGAAGGCGGCGCGGCAGCTGTCGCCGCCTCGCTGCTCGCGAAGGCTTCCTGGGCGCAGCAGCGCAACAACAACGGCGGCGATGCCTGGCCGACCAAGCCCTTGCACATCCTGGTGGGTTTCCCCGCCGGCGCATCGCCCGACCTCGCGGCCCGTGCCATTGCCGAGCCTCTGTCGAAGATCCTGCGCCAGCCGGTGACGGTGGAGAACAAGCCCGGCGCCAGCGGCAACACCGTGGCCGACCTGGTGGCGAAGGCCACCGACGACCACACCATCGGCGCGCTGATCAACGGCAATCTCACCATTGCCAAGCTGCTCAACCCGTCGCTGCCTTTCGATCCCGAGAAAGACTTCGCGCCCGTCGGCCTGATCGGCACCGCGCCGCTGGTGCTGGCGGTGTCGGGCAGCGCCACGGGCAAGACCGCGGCCGACCAGTTGCTGTGGGTGCGCAACCTCGGCAGCGGCGGCAAGTACGGCACGCCGGGCGTGGGCACCGTGGGCCACCTGGGCATGGAACTCATCAAGAGCCGCGCGGCCATCACCGCGCAGCACAAGCCCTACACCGGCAACCCGCAGGTCATCGCGGGCCTGCTGGCCAACGAGATCCAGCTGGCGCTGCTGCCCCCAGGCCTGGCGATGCCGCACATCAAGTCGGGAAAGATCAAGGCCATCGGCGTGACTTCGCCCGAGCGCAGCCCGCTGGCGAGCGAGCTGCCCACCATCCGCGACGCCGACGTGCGCGGCGCCGATCTCGAGATCTGGACCGCGCTCGCCGCGCCCGCCAGCATGAAGCCCTCGGCCGTGGCAAGGCTCAACGCCGCGCTGGTCGAAGTGATCAGCTCGCCCGAGGTGAGCCAGGCGCTGCTCAAGACCGGCTGGCAGGCGCAGCCCGGCTCGCCCGACACGCTGGCCAAGCGCATGCGCGCCGACACCACGCGCCTGGGCGGCGTGATCCTGATGAAGGGCATTCACTCGGAGGGCTGA
- a CDS encoding branched-chain amino acid ABC transporter permease: MNRMTNMPPSLIAVERATAASRAALATGIALVLVAASLPWWGESSWMREFVEIACYFIFAMMWNLLAGYGGMVSIGQQAFFGFGGYVMLMLGNFAGVNPFLAIPLGALAAGLVAIPVSFVAFRLSGGYFAIGTWVIAEVFRLSFANVSAVGGGSGTTLTALRGIEKAMRESTTYWMALACVVAAVALVYLFLRSKRGLALLAIRDNEVAAESQGIPVARMKLAVYVVAALGAGLAGALYFVGNLRISPDAAFSVNWTAFAIFMVVIGGIGRIEGPLVGALIFWALNKFLSDYGTWYLLGLGLLAILVTLFFKQGLWGYAQQRWGWSLFPTQRKLLHATAGAKASSRG; the protein is encoded by the coding sequence ATGAACCGTATGACCAACATGCCTCCTTCGCTCATCGCCGTCGAGCGCGCCACCGCCGCGAGCCGCGCCGCGCTGGCCACCGGCATTGCCCTCGTGCTCGTTGCCGCCAGCCTGCCGTGGTGGGGCGAGTCGAGCTGGATGCGCGAGTTCGTCGAGATCGCCTGCTACTTCATCTTCGCGATGATGTGGAACCTGCTCGCCGGCTACGGCGGCATGGTGAGCATCGGGCAGCAGGCCTTCTTCGGCTTCGGCGGCTATGTGATGCTGATGCTGGGCAACTTCGCGGGCGTCAATCCGTTCTTGGCGATACCGCTGGGCGCGCTGGCGGCGGGGCTCGTCGCCATTCCGGTTTCCTTCGTCGCGTTCAGGCTGTCGGGCGGCTACTTCGCCATCGGCACCTGGGTCATCGCCGAAGTGTTCCGGCTGAGCTTTGCGAACGTGTCGGCGGTGGGCGGCGGCTCGGGCACCACGCTCACCGCGCTGCGCGGCATCGAGAAGGCCATGCGCGAGAGCACCACCTACTGGATGGCGCTGGCCTGCGTGGTCGCGGCCGTCGCGCTGGTGTACCTGTTCCTGCGCAGCAAGCGTGGCCTCGCGCTGCTGGCCATTCGCGACAACGAGGTGGCGGCGGAGTCGCAGGGCATTCCGGTCGCGCGCATGAAGCTGGCGGTGTATGTGGTCGCGGCTTTAGGCGCGGGGCTCGCGGGCGCTCTGTACTTCGTCGGCAACCTGCGCATCAGCCCCGACGCGGCGTTCAGTGTCAACTGGACGGCCTTCGCGATCTTCATGGTGGTCATCGGCGGCATCGGGCGCATCGAAGGGCCGCTGGTGGGCGCGCTCATCTTCTGGGCGCTCAACAAGTTCCTGAGCGACTACGGCACTTGGTATCTGCTGGGGCTGGGGCTGCTCGCCATTCTTGTCACGCTGTTCTTCAAGCAGGGCCTGTGGGGTTACGCGCAGCAGCGATGGGGCTGGTCGCTGTTTCCCACGCAGCGCAAACTGCTGCACGCAACGGCCGGGGCTAAGGCTTCTTCACGGGGTTGA
- a CDS encoding branched-chain amino acid ABC transporter permease, which produces MLETLVQGVLLGGLYTLFALGQSLMFGVMRLTNTAQGDFIILGAFAVIAGVSLTGDAVAPWLVALAVLPVAFGFGYALQRYVLNGTLGKDPLPSLVVTFGLSIVIQNLLLELFSADPRAIETGGLSTQGVALGSAMSVGVLPLVVLAIALLATGALQWLFARTALGRSFRAVSDDREIAELMGLNAKKVYAFATAIAFVLIAIAGALQGMRTTVSPSDGPLLLLFAFEAVIIGGMGSFWGTLAGAMILGITQQIGFRLDPGWGIWFGHIVFLVVLVLRPQGLFPKTRG; this is translated from the coding sequence ATGCTTGAAACCCTTGTCCAAGGCGTTCTGCTCGGCGGCCTCTACACGCTCTTCGCGCTGGGCCAGTCGCTGATGTTCGGCGTGATGCGGCTCACCAATACGGCGCAGGGCGACTTCATCATCCTCGGCGCATTCGCGGTCATCGCGGGCGTGTCGCTGACGGGCGATGCGGTGGCGCCGTGGCTGGTCGCCCTTGCCGTGCTGCCGGTGGCCTTCGGCTTCGGCTATGCGCTGCAGCGCTACGTGCTCAACGGCACGCTTGGCAAAGACCCGCTGCCTTCGCTGGTCGTCACCTTCGGCCTGTCGATCGTGATCCAGAACCTGCTGCTGGAGCTGTTCTCGGCCGATCCGCGCGCCATCGAGACCGGCGGCCTCAGCACCCAGGGTGTCGCACTGGGCAGCGCGATGTCGGTCGGCGTGCTGCCGCTGGTCGTGCTGGCGATCGCGCTCCTGGCGACGGGTGCGCTGCAATGGCTCTTCGCACGCACGGCGCTGGGGCGGTCGTTTCGGGCCGTATCGGACGACCGCGAGATCGCCGAGCTGATGGGGCTGAATGCGAAGAAGGTCTACGCCTTTGCCACCGCCATCGCCTTCGTGCTCATCGCGATAGCGGGCGCGTTGCAGGGCATGCGCACCACGGTGTCTCCTTCGGACGGGCCGCTGCTGCTGCTCTTCGCCTTCGAGGCGGTGATCATCGGCGGCATGGGTTCCTTCTGGGGCACGCTGGCCGGCGCGATGATTCTCGGCATCACGCAGCAGATCGGCTTCAGGCTCGACCCAGGCTGGGGAATCTGGTTCGGGCACATCGTGTTCCTGGTGGTGCTGGTGCTGCGGCCGCAGGGGCTTTTTCCCAAGACGCGCGGATGA
- a CDS encoding ABC transporter ATP-binding protein, with product MNALLSTHALQAFYGDAQALFGIDFALVQGELVAIIGANGAGKSTFLKSLTGLVRAPREAIHFKGQPIGGLPPGDIVRRGLAMVPEGRRLFPSLSVEENLLMGATAARKGPWNLQRLYALFPILAEKRRQPGTSLSGGQQQMVALGRALMSNPEVLLCDELSLGLAPIVIREIYAAMPSITGEGMTVVIVEQDVTMARQVSQRIYCFQEGRVSLEGDSGDLTREQISQAYFGIEAAHA from the coding sequence ATGAACGCTCTGCTCTCTACCCACGCCCTCCAGGCCTTCTACGGCGACGCCCAGGCCCTCTTCGGCATCGACTTCGCCCTGGTGCAAGGCGAACTCGTCGCCATCATCGGCGCCAACGGCGCGGGCAAGTCGACCTTCCTCAAGAGCCTCACCGGCCTGGTACGCGCGCCGCGCGAAGCCATCCATTTCAAGGGCCAGCCCATCGGAGGCCTTCCCCCGGGCGACATCGTGCGTCGGGGCCTTGCCATGGTTCCCGAGGGCCGGCGACTGTTCCCCAGCCTCAGCGTGGAAGAGAACCTGCTCATGGGCGCCACCGCAGCGCGCAAGGGCCCTTGGAACCTGCAGCGCCTGTATGCGCTGTTCCCCATCCTCGCGGAGAAGCGCCGCCAGCCGGGTACATCGCTCTCGGGCGGGCAGCAGCAGATGGTGGCGCTGGGCCGCGCGCTCATGAGCAACCCCGAGGTGCTGCTGTGCGACGAGCTTTCGCTGGGCCTCGCGCCGATCGTCATCCGCGAGATCTATGCGGCCATGCCCAGCATCACGGGCGAGGGCATGACGGTAGTCATCGTCGAGCAGGACGTGACGATGGCGCGGCAGGTCTCGCAGCGCATCTACTGCTTCCAGGAAGGCCGCGTTTCGCTCGAAGGCGACTCGGGCGACCTCACGCGCGAGCAGATTTCGCAGGCCTATTTCGGTATCGAGGCTGCCCATGCTTGA